CTAATAAAGCCAACACTACTGACGATTTTTTTGAGGCGTTTCTGAGTTGCAGAAATATGCTCATAATTGAATCGTTTTTGGCATTGTTTAATGAATGATCGTTTGAAATTACTATCGGAACAGTTATTAAAGTAATCAATGAGATCAAACTTATTAGCCAAAAGGTCCAACGCCAGTTGAATGTTTCCGCTATATAACTTCCTACAGGCACTCCAATAATTGATGCTGAAATAAGAGCACCTGTTACAATTCCAATCGCACGTCCACGCCGTTCATAAGAATAATTGTCACTAGCAATTGCTAGTACACCCGGTTCAATCATTCCTGCACCGATACCTGACAAAATACGAAAAGCAATCAATAGTGTAAAACTGTCAGCATACCCCGTGAAACCTGTTGCCACAGCAAAAATCAAAATACCTAATAACAGCATTTTCTTTCGTCCTAGACGATCAGATAATACTCCTAGAATCGGAGCAGACACAGCATATGAAATAGCATACAATGTCACTAATAAACCACCTAGCTCAATGGACATATCAGTATCATTAACTATCAATGGGATGAGTGGGATCGTTACTATTAAATCAAAACCAACTAAAAATGAACATATCGCTAAAACAGGTAATAACAACTTATTC
The nucleotide sequence above comes from Bacillus solimangrovi. Encoded proteins:
- a CDS encoding MFS transporter, translated to MRENKNKLLLPVLAICSFLVGFDLIVTIPLIPLIVNDTDMSIELGGLLVTLYAISYAVSAPILGVLSDRLGRKKMLLLGILIFAVATGFTGYADSFTLLIAFRILSGIGAGMIEPGVLAIASDNYSYERRGRAIGIVTGALISASIIGVPVGSYIAETFNWRWTFWLISLISLITLITVPIVISNDHSLNNAKNDSIMSIFLQLRNASKKSSVVLALLATLLYYGGLQGMFVNVGVFYSSYYDLTAGQIGLVLMIAGLGSVVGSVFGGRIVDRFGKRTIILFSSVFVAILVITLTCITKNLVVAILINVLWATIYGLGQTALNSLISELNPTVRGALMSLNSSAMYIGSALFTAIAATLLYTGSFLWVGILCGAANGIVFLISFVIRERTLNTNHQVQSY